CGTGTTGACCACACGGGGAAGAGacaaggaggagagaggaaTTCGCTACGGCACCCGAGATTGTACCCGGAGGtcaccctgctgctgctgtgtgttTTTCTTAGGTTTTTCCCGATTCGTTATCGggtttgcgtcgccctgccgTTCGTCTTCGATCCATTGTCGACCCTCCCGAAGGACGAGGTTGTTGTTGCGCCCTCCAGGGTGCAGCAACGACGttcgtgatcaagccaccctaccggtgtcgtcgccttttcaggcggtggcgccactcgccgccggtcttcgtcaagcaggcgctcgatccacctccgcgcctccagccattctcgcgcggacatcgccgccgatgttcctgaaggaagacgtcgtcgccacccctgatctgagcgcgacacttgctgcaacctgcgccgtcgccacccctgttctgagcgtgacctaagtcgcaaaccGTGCCGTCTACCTTCGTCATCCGCCGCACCGTCCTGCTGCTGTCTTCGGCTagaagctgctgagtttgcgtactcgagcacctcgacgacgcttcgacccgcgccccctccacggcttcgaccacgtccacctcgacttcggctactacggaactaaagggctatcatctgcatgagtctccaATCAAAGCTTTCGCACCGACGTTCCGACTGCAGGGGTGATATGTCTCCAGTCTgaccgttcgtgttgctaccgctacgactgcggggggatgttagagtatactaggcaactccagatatggtagtttaggattgatgtaatcccgtgatagccttccttatctctaggggagatgccttgccctccaagccttgtatgtggtcgatgtattgcaatgagccccttggacagtatatataggagtacaaggcGGGGCCATGGCGATGCCGACGAACGACGCGGCCACGGCGACGGTAGAGGACAGCCCTCCTGCTGCTtgtggacgacgacggcggcgcggatcaGAGGGATCCGCGCCGCATCCTAGGAGGGCGCTACCCCCGGCGGAGATCGGTCTCCCCAGGGGCGGCGCGACAGCagtggaagcggcggcggctaggttaGGATCTAAAACCTAGGCGATCCGCGCCGCATCCTAGGAGGGCGCTACCCCCGGCGGAGATCGGTCTCCCCAGGGGCGGCGCGACAGCagtggaagcggcggcggcggctaggttaGGATCTAAAACCTAGGCGTCTGATGCCATGTTGGAAAGTAGGAACATGAAGGACGCTGACAGCTCCTGTAGCAACACGCTCCCGAACAAAGTGGAGATCAATCTCGACGTGCTTGGTGCGTtgatgctgaacggggttggCGGACATGTAGACAATGCTGATATTATCACAGTAAACCAAGGCAGCCTTGCTGAGAGGGACATGCAACTCAACTAGAAGTTGGCGCAACCAGGACACCTCGGCTACGGCATTGGCGACAACTCGATACTCTGCCTCAGCGCTTGAACGAGAAACAGCAGTCTGACGTTTGGAGGACCAGGAGATGAGATTGTCACCAAGGAAGACAGCATAACCTGAGGTGGATTTGCGAGAGTCGGGACAgccagcccaatcagcatctGAGTAGACCACAAGATCAGTCTGACGAGACGGTCGCAACAAAAGACCCAGGTGTAAGGTGCCTCGGATGTACTGTAAGATCCGTTTGAGAGCAGCAAGATGAGGCTCCCGAggatcagactgcgggggggtgttagaCAATGTATATGTGTATTGCGTGTGTTGGGCCCTGGCGTGTAGCGCCTGGGCCTTGGCCGGCCACTCTGGCAAGGCCTGGATTGATTAGGTCGGCAGGGTCCTACCTCTAGGGTTTAGGTCTCCGGCCTATATATTTGTAACCCTTGTTTTACCCTAATCAATCAATCATTATACGCAATCTCTATTGCTTTCACTTagtgttatggtttagttagtTTTTGTATCCAACTTGATAAGGCTACATATTCCAAGCTTTTAACATGTTACACATCTGGCAGTATGCCAAACACAGAAGATAATTGTCCAAAAGTATCTATATCATAAATATTTGTACTGCACTGCTGTGATGATGGTTATTGACGTATTGGGATGGCATCCCAGGCACTGCTTTGGCTCATAGGGAAGTCCGAAGACAGATTCCACCTCCTTTTATTTGAGAACTTTATATGTATGCATAAGAATCTAGTCCCTGTATAACGGGACACACTACATAGTAAAGATAAATTTGTTACCTTTTTCTGTATTCTTTCCCAGTCATGACCTTTACTTACTAATtttgttttcttatttttctccaACATAGGAGTGGTCGCCTCCTCCTTCAATCATCGGAAAACATCTTGCTACCTTCTGTGCTGTTAGAATCTGAAGAAGCCCTAAACAAAGGGAGTCTAACAGCAAATGAGGTTTTTGTGAACTTAAGGATCAAGAGCATCCTCCACTTATTTGCTGCAACTGGAAGGTTTCTGGGTCTTAAGGTTGTCATTGTAATATACTGCCTGTATTTTTTGTTTCccttatatatttatattctaAACATGTTTTCTTGTGTTTATTTATTACTCCCTAAGCTTATTCATACAATGATGTTGTAGCGAATTATGTGGATGATGGTTTTTGTTATCCTCTTCTGAATCATCTCGAGACTGAAATGGAAATTTTATCTTTCCTAGTAAACTGCCTGCTAAAGCTAAGCTGTACTTGTTTTGGAATGTGAAGTGCTTATTTTGCAATCTGATGAGACCAAttatatcatttttttttggaatgttGTAGCCTATGATATTTGGAATGGAAATATTTCAAGTTTCTTATGGTGTACTGATTCAATAGCATGTACTCGATGAAAGTAAAATAGTATTTGATAACAATCTAGCACTGATATGTCCTATTACATTGACAGGTAATCATCATAGGTGAACCTATTGTGAACCAATGTGATATCAGTGGGCATGTTTGTATATGGGCACACTCATAAAGGATAAAACTACCTGAAACAATAATTAAGGAAAAAACCCTGTCAGAACCATTCGGTGTAAAACTTTGATGCTTTACTGGTGAATATCTCATGCATGTACTGAGTAATTTCGGTACCACCATTTTTCTTATCTTATCTGCTTGAAAACAATTATTGTTCTCATCACTATATTTATCCGGTAAATGCCTCCAATAATTTGAACCTTGCAAACTTTTATGTGCTGTATGATGCCATTTAATTGTTTCTTCAATGAACAACTAACCACCTTGTTAGAACATTTCAGTTGTTTGATATCTCAATATAAATCTGTATGCTAAATTCTTAGTTTCTTGCTATTTCAGGTTTTCTCTCAGTCCCAGGTTCCTCTGAAGATTCCAAAGTCAGTGTTATATGGTTCAGATTTTATGGTATTGGGATTTCCTCAGTGCGCAAATTCTTATTATTTCTTGATACAACTCGATAATGACCTTAGGCCTGTTTTTCATTTGCTTGAGACACGGACTGATGAAAGTAACAGCTCTAATGCTGATGCCAACCAGGTAATAAGGTTTAATAAGATTGACATTAACCATATGCAAATAGGCGAAGATGAATATAGTATGAACTTATTTGATACTGGGAAGGCACTACAAGTCATTGATGGTGGATCACTTAGGCCAAGTGGAAATGAGAAGCTTCTACCCTTAACGCCTTCATTAtcgtcttctttttcttctcttgtTGATGAAGTATTTGAAAACAATACAAGTTCTTCTACCATAGAAAATCAACATTTGCCACCTTCTAGTTTGCCCTCTACTCACTTGAGTTCTTTTCAAGTTGGTCCTGAGGGACTCAGTGGCACAGCTTGCCTGCCTGAGCTCGGAAACTCTATCCATCCAGACATTATTGATACTTCTGAAGTTGCACCTGATGTAAGCTTGAACAGTGATCTGTTGAGTAGCAGTTCAGGCCCTGCCAGAATTTCATCCATGCCATCGAACTGTAAGTCTGGCCATGGCCTTAGCTCATTGAGATCTTTAAGAGGTCATGATATTTCCCATGGAAGTAAATCTCTTCAACTTGTTTCTTCAGATAGCCAAGGAGGTACTTTTTTCACTTTCCTCTTAAGTAACTTGAGATTTTTATACTTTGATATCCAAATAACTGTCTTTATATACTGAATTTTAACAAGCTATCGCTCTTTTTTGTGACACTCTTTGACACTTCACAGTTTTGGGAAATATCTCCACTACAAAACTTGGAAGGCCTTCTAGAAAACGATCTCTTTCGGAGATTGTATTGAATATCCCATCATTACAACAATCTAGAATCAGCGGTGGACCAAGAAAACGAAGAAAGCCGTCAGAGATTATGAAGGATGGTGTTCTTTCTAAGGAATATTCTTCTGGAAAATCCCTGACATATGGAAATATATTTACAGAAGAAAATCATTATGTTACATCAGCTAATTATGCTTCTGTACTTTGTCATGCCATAAAGCACTGTTCACTTTGTATTAAGTATGCTCAACTAACTACCCAGATGGATTCTCTTGGCATCCCATATGCAGAAGAAACAGATCTGGGGACACCATCTTCTAATCTTTGGTTGCGGTTACCCTTTCTTAAAGAGGATTCATGGAAACATGTATGCTTACGCCTAGGTAAAACTGGACGTATGTCTTGGGATGTTAGGATCACTGATCCATATTATGGTTCACTCTGGAAACTCTATGGAGGCAGCACTACTACTGAATGGGGTATTGGTGTTCGTATAGCGAACGCTTCCGAAATAGATTCACATATTACTTTTGATGATGATGGGGTTGTTTTGACTTATCACACTGTTGAGGCAGCTAGTGTACACAGGCTTGTCTCAGATTTACAGCGGCTTTCAAATGCCCGTGCATTTTCTTGTGGAATGCGGAGATTGATTGGTGTAAAAGTTGATGACAAGCGAGATGAAAAAGTGACATCTGCGGAGACGAACTTACAGCCCACAAGAAAAGGTAGCAAACACAGTCTATCTGAACAGATTAGAAAAAATTTCAGGATTGAAGCTGTTGGTTTGATGAGCTTGTGGTTCAGTTATGTTTCTGCGCCCATGGTTCATTTTATTGTTGAATGGGAGGCTGGTAATGATGGTTGCAAAATTCATGTTTCTCCAGATCAACTTTGGCCACACACGAAGGTTTGTCTATGCTTAATGTtataatctcatgttttggttttcTTATACATGTTTAATGCTACAGGATATGCATACTGTATGTAATTATGCATTGCTTGATAGTTTGGTTTAGTTATTTAGTGTGCTTCTTTTCAAAGCGGCACTGCTAGATACTGCAGCAGAGCAGCAGTACTGTCCAGTTCATTGATATATATGCATTCCATGTGTAGATATAAGTTTTTCCCAAGTTTAAATACATCTTAGGGGTCAAGTCAAGTTCTCCCAAATGCTCTAAATTTAATTCCATGGTAACTCCAATGCAACTTTTTGCACCATCTGTTCATGTTTGCCCCTAGTTAAATGTGAACTAATCATTGCAGTAAACTTGCCACCTCTATTAGCTCTAGCAATGATTCATAGGCGCTAGGGTCATTGCATCCCTCACCTTATTTATTGTGCCAAttacatatggatttatttgagGGATTGGAGGGAGTATCCATTAAGTAAGAAACAGCTAAGTATCTCCAAATTTTCTCATCCCTGTATATATGCCTTTTCCTGCTTTAAGACCCAAGTCTCTTTCAAGCCATGCTTGCTGTCTGGCCTTCCTCTGTTTGATAGTCACCCTTATGTAAAGTCTAAGTAACTTGTTCACTCAAGGATGAGTAAAGAATGTCAGACCTTCACTTATTACGGAGGAATCCGTCGACATCAggaagaggagggggggggggggggcaacggCTAGGGCGCGAAGAGGAGGTGGTGGCCTAGGGTGTCGCGGGGATGGACGCGCCGCGAGGGAGTCGCAGTGCGGAAGGAAGGCCCGGATCAGATTGATCCTAGACGATTGATACTATGTAGAGAAGCATATTGGGTAAAGCACCACACACCCTATATGGGGGGGGGGTgacctcatatatatatatatatatatatataaccaaTGTGGCTTGGAGTACCAGCATTACAATCATGTATGTATGGAAACTATACACGCTAGGCTATACATATCTAATAATTACAAGTTCCAATTATATTTGGACATTTCATGTTTATCAATATAGCACAACCTCTTGTGCTGCTGCCTAGGAATTGATCTTCCATCAGATCTTGTTGTTTCTATAACTGAGTTTACATGATGCAGTTTTTGGAGGATTTTGTGAATGTGGGTGAGGTAGCGTCATTCTTGGACAGCATCAGGCTTACAGCTGGACCTTTGCTTGCCCTTAGTATTGCAATTCGCCCTGCAAAAATGCCTATGACAACTACTGGTTACAGTTCTGTACCAAAGCAAAACAACTTTCAGGCACAGGGTCAACCGAcaaattactcatcatcaacTACTACTACTATGCAAAATATGTGTGTCCCACTGAGCCCTTCAGGAGCCCATCCTAACAATCACAATCTTCAGAGTTCTGTGCTTTCTGCTACAGGGCGTGGTGGGCCTGGATTAGTTCCTAGTCCATCATTGCCTTCCGATGTTACTGTTGTGCTCCGTAGTCCATATTGGATACGCATTATATATCGCAAGATTTTCTCTGTTGACATACGCTGCTTTAGTGGGGATCAGGTGTGGCTACAGCCAGCAACCCCTCCAAAGGGTGGACCTTCAGTTGGTGGATCTTTACCTTGCCCACAATTTCGACCTTTCATAATGGAGCATGTTGCTCAGGGTCTAAATGCTTTTGAACCTAGTTATATGAGTGCTAGGCATAGTGGAGCACAATTGAAGGACAATGCCAATACAGCTTCTGGAAGTCAGCAATCAGCTACTGCTCTGAACCGCTTTCATGGTGCTCATGGTGTAGCTATTTCTAGGCCAACTCCAAATGTTGGGAACCAGGTGGCACCTAGTTTCACTAGGGCAGGCAGTGCGATGGTGGCTTCTTCAAAATTTGCTTCAGGAATCGTGGGACACCCTGCACACCTTTCTCCTGGAACAAACCTTCCTGTTCATATGAAGGGTGAGTTGAGCTCAGCTTTTACTGGTCTTGGGGATGATGGTGGCTATGGTGGTGCCTGGGTACCTCTTGCTGCTCTTAAGAAGGTGTTACGAGTCATCCTTAAATACCTTGGAGTTCTATGGTTATTCTCACAGTTTCCTGAACTTCTAAAAGAGATACTAGGGTCAGTTTTGAATGAGAATGAAGGAGCACTTTTAAATTTGGATCAGGAGCAGCCAGCACTGCGTTTTTTTGTGGGGTAAGAAGCAATTTATTTATACCATTTGGTAGTTTCACCTTCTGAGTCGTACTACAGGCAGACAAATTATTTCCTTTTGAATATGCTAATATAAATGCCATGGGGTTTTTTACATGTTTACACGTGCACCCAATAAAGGAACAACACAGCATATTTGAACTCTCTTGGGTTGAATGTTCTATACATTTAGCCTTTTCATATTGTTTTCTTCTTTGGGTTTGTGTGATATTGCCATGTCGTAGACGAGCATGCTTGACAGTATCTAAGTATGCAGGTCTTACACTTTAAGGCATGCCATGTTTGTGTTCTCCAGTAGTTCTGCTGTTACCTCCATTCTTTTTTTACTTGTTTAAGACATTGGTATATGTTGTGACATTATTTCATATAATTGTTTCTTAGTGAGAATTGTTAAGAgcataataatttgaaatagttTTCCATGGCTAATCTGCTGATACCATTTTTTGTTTGTCAAGTCCCAACTGTTTCATGTttattagtggtcaaagtttttGAGGTTTGGCTACATATTCTTAAACAATATCTGTTTGAGCCTGGAGGGAATATTTACTGAATATATATGCTTGGCATTATTGTTTTTTCAGTTTTTCTTGTTTCCCATGACCATTGTAGATTGAAATAAatttcaacaacaac
The Panicum virgatum strain AP13 chromosome 6N, P.virgatum_v5, whole genome shotgun sequence genome window above contains:
- the LOC120678899 gene encoding mediator of RNA polymerase II transcription subunit 14-like isoform X1, with the translated sequence MAAELGQQTVELGAMVRLAAEESYLALRELVERSRAEAEAEAQGKEGVRLRSDTEKKIDLLKFVDRTRQRMLRLHVLAKWCQQVPLVNYCRQLASTLFNHETCFTQTADSLFFMHDGLQKAHVPIFDVPFATEVLRTGSYRRLPKCIEEIGTQSMLFQDERRPTLKKLNALVRAKLLETSLPKEISKVSVTDGVANLRVDGEFQVLLTLGYRGHFSLWRLLHMELLVGEKTGPIKLEETRRHALGDDIERRMANTDNPFMILYTVLHELCISLVMDTVIRQANVLRQGRWKDAIKSELISDSSAAQGGNAPVQLGQDGELDLSGFRIPGLKLNYWLDENSSGSSEPDLYPFINIEVGKDMLINCLHSSFILDPLTDKEADLSIDLSCIDVEALILKAIACNRHTRLLEIQRELSKNVQLLQSPTDVVLKTKVNEESLGKKVDGKNFQNSCTNEVLQVRAYGQLYIHLGINIRSGRLLLQSSENILLPSVLLESEEALNKGSLTANEVFVNLRIKSILHLFAATGRFLGLKVVIVFSQSQVPLKIPKSVLYGSDFMVLGFPQCANSYYFLIQLDNDLRPVFHLLETRTDESNSSNADANQVIRFNKIDINHMQIGEDEYSMNLFDTGKALQVIDGGSLRPSGNEKLLPLTPSLSSSFSSLVDEVFENNTSSSTIENQHLPPSSLPSTHLSSFQVGPEGLSGTACLPELGNSIHPDIIDTSEVAPDVSLNSDLLSSSSGPARISSMPSNCKSGHGLSSLRSLRGHDISHGSKSLQLVSSDSQGVLGNISTTKLGRPSRKRSLSEIVLNIPSLQQSRISGGPRKRRKPSEIMKDGVLSKEYSSGKSLTYGNIFTEENHYVTSANYASVLCHAIKHCSLCIKYAQLTTQMDSLGIPYAEETDLGTPSSNLWLRLPFLKEDSWKHVCLRLGKTGRMSWDVRITDPYYGSLWKLYGGSTTTEWGIGVRIANASEIDSHITFDDDGVVLTYHTVEAASVHRLVSDLQRLSNARAFSCGMRRLIGVKVDDKRDEKVTSAETNLQPTRKGSKHSLSEQIRKNFRIEAVGLMSLWFSYVSAPMVHFIVEWEAGNDGCKIHVSPDQLWPHTKFLEDFVNVGEVASFLDSIRLTAGPLLALSIAIRPAKMPMTTTGYSSVPKQNNFQAQGQPTNYSSSTTTTMQNMCVPLSPSGAHPNNHNLQSSVLSATGRGGPGLVPSPSLPSDVTVVLRSPYWIRIIYRKIFSVDIRCFSGDQVWLQPATPPKGGPSVGGSLPCPQFRPFIMEHVAQGLNAFEPSYMSARHSGAQLKDNANTASGSQQSATALNRFHGAHGVAISRPTPNVGNQVAPSFTRAGSAMVASSKFASGIVGHPAHLSPGTNLPVHMKGELSSAFTGLGDDGGYGGAWVPLAALKKVLRVILKYLGVLWLFSQFPELLKEILGSVLNENEGALLNLDQEQPALRFFVGGYVFAVSVQRAQLLLQVLNVKRFHHQQQKQQQQQAPSPAQEELATSEINEICDYFSRRVACEPYDASRVASFITLLTLPISVLREFINLIAWKKSQSQAHGDIASAQRVRVELCLEKHHVSDSNDHTESSSSSKSNIKHDRANRSVDFSLTFVLDHGLKRHTNIGGAAWLPYCVSLRLRYNFGDNGHVMFLAMEGSHGGKACWLQYEDWERYKQSVVRAMEAANGSPAPGETGQGRLRLVAEIIHKQLQLSLQQLRNGPLSSS
- the LOC120678899 gene encoding mediator of RNA polymerase II transcription subunit 14-like isoform X2, encoding MAAELGQQTVELGAMVRLAAEESYLALRELVERSRAEAEAEAQGKEGVRLRSDTEKKIDLLKFVDRTRQRMLRLHVLAKWCQQVPLVNYCRQLASTLFNHETCFTQTADSLFFMHDGLQKAHVPIFDVPFATEVLRTGSYRRLPKCIEEIGTQSMLFQDERRPTLKKLNALVRAKLLETSLPKEISKVSVTDGVANLRVDGEFQVLLTLGYRGHFSLWRLLHMELLVGEKTGPIKLEETRRHALGDDIERRMANTDNPFMILYTVLHELCISLVMDTVIRQANVLRQGRWKDAIKSELISDSSAAQGGNAPVQLGQDGELDLSGFRIPGLKLNYWLDENSSGSSEPDLYPFINIEVGKDMLINCLHSSFILDPLTDKEADLSIDLSCIDVEALILKAIACNRHTRLLEIQRELSKNVQLLQSPTDVVLKTKVNEESLGKKVDGKNFQNSCTNEVLQVRAYGQLYIHLGINIRSGRLLLQSSENILLPSVLLESEEALNKGSLTANEVFVNLRIKSILHLFAATGRFLGLKVFSQSQVPLKIPKSVLYGSDFMVLGFPQCANSYYFLIQLDNDLRPVFHLLETRTDESNSSNADANQVIRFNKIDINHMQIGEDEYSMNLFDTGKALQVIDGGSLRPSGNEKLLPLTPSLSSSFSSLVDEVFENNTSSSTIENQHLPPSSLPSTHLSSFQVGPEGLSGTACLPELGNSIHPDIIDTSEVAPDVSLNSDLLSSSSGPARISSMPSNCKSGHGLSSLRSLRGHDISHGSKSLQLVSSDSQGVLGNISTTKLGRPSRKRSLSEIVLNIPSLQQSRISGGPRKRRKPSEIMKDGVLSKEYSSGKSLTYGNIFTEENHYVTSANYASVLCHAIKHCSLCIKYAQLTTQMDSLGIPYAEETDLGTPSSNLWLRLPFLKEDSWKHVCLRLGKTGRMSWDVRITDPYYGSLWKLYGGSTTTEWGIGVRIANASEIDSHITFDDDGVVLTYHTVEAASVHRLVSDLQRLSNARAFSCGMRRLIGVKVDDKRDEKVTSAETNLQPTRKGSKHSLSEQIRKNFRIEAVGLMSLWFSYVSAPMVHFIVEWEAGNDGCKIHVSPDQLWPHTKFLEDFVNVGEVASFLDSIRLTAGPLLALSIAIRPAKMPMTTTGYSSVPKQNNFQAQGQPTNYSSSTTTTMQNMCVPLSPSGAHPNNHNLQSSVLSATGRGGPGLVPSPSLPSDVTVVLRSPYWIRIIYRKIFSVDIRCFSGDQVWLQPATPPKGGPSVGGSLPCPQFRPFIMEHVAQGLNAFEPSYMSARHSGAQLKDNANTASGSQQSATALNRFHGAHGVAISRPTPNVGNQVAPSFTRAGSAMVASSKFASGIVGHPAHLSPGTNLPVHMKGELSSAFTGLGDDGGYGGAWVPLAALKKVLRVILKYLGVLWLFSQFPELLKEILGSVLNENEGALLNLDQEQPALRFFVGGYVFAVSVQRAQLLLQVLNVKRFHHQQQKQQQQQAPSPAQEELATSEINEICDYFSRRVACEPYDASRVASFITLLTLPISVLREFINLIAWKKSQSQAHGDIASAQRVRVELCLEKHHVSDSNDHTESSSSSKSNIKHDRANRSVDFSLTFVLDHGLKRHTNIGGAAWLPYCVSLRLRYNFGDNGHVMFLAMEGSHGGKACWLQYEDWERYKQSVVRAMEAANGSPAPGETGQGRLRLVAEIIHKQLQLSLQQLRNGPLSSS